Below is a genomic region from Syngnathoides biaculeatus isolate LvHL_M chromosome 5, ASM1980259v1, whole genome shotgun sequence.
GGAGCCAGGTCTGGAAGTGGGGTTCGAATGCCAGTGCTTAGTAAGAGCACCTGGTCTCATGGGGCTTCGCCGGCCACAGCTCAAAAGAGTAATTTGGGTCCCCTTCACATGAGCTCACCAGATGTGGGAGGCACCATAGGCGTCGTGTGCCGTGTGAGGTGGATGTTTGGCGAAAGCAtggaccttggcaatctgatTCCCAGTTACAAAAACTGGCTCTCGGGACgttgaatgtcacctctctggcagggaaggagcctaaactggtgtgtgaggtcgaaaAGTTCCGAATAGACATAGTCGGGCTTACCTCCACACATAACTTGGGCTCTGGTCTTGAGAGGGATTGGGCACTTTTCCACTCTgaagttgcccatggtgagaggctcCAGCCAAGTTTGGTTGTACATATTGTCCCCCGGCTCGGTGCGTGTATGTTGACTTTCACCCCGGTGGAGGAGATTGTAGAGTCCCTTTGCCTTCGGGTgaggggacaggtcctgactgttgtttgtgtctatgaaCCAAGCAGCAGTGCTGCTGCTTGGAACTTCCATTTTCACGTTGACAATGACAGTGAtgtggaagggcatgattgggaggaACCCCCTTACCCTCTGACCAGGacctgagtggtgttctgttattggatttATGTGCATgccatggattgtccataacaaacaccatgttcaagcataaaggTGTCCATACGTCCATTTGGTACCAGACCCCCCTCGGTTGCCGTTCAATGACTTGCAGGTGCATGCCTTGGATAGGGGCGGGGGAGAACTATCCACTGATTGCCACCTGGTAGTGAGTTCCcgccaatggtgggggaagattcCGGTTCAACTTGGCAGGCCTAATGTATTGTTAGGGTCTGTTGGAATGTCTGTCACAATCACCTGTCAGAAGAGGtctcaactcccacctctggcaGAACTTCTCCCATCTTCCAGTGGTAgtggggacattgagtccgagtggaacATGTTCCAAACTTCTGTTGCCGAGTTGGCCTGCCGGAACTGTGTGTGTAAGGTAATTGTTGCCTGTAATTGCGACAATTCCTAAACCCcttggtggacaccaatggtgagggatgccatcaaaCTCAAGAAAGAGTCCTATTGGGCCTTTTTGGGCtggggactcctgaggcagctgatgggtactagCTGGCTAAGCGGAATGCAAATTTGGTGGTTGCTGGGGGAAAAACCTGGGCGTGGAAAGAGTTCGGcaaggccatggagaacaacttccaaACggttttgaggaaattctgttcCACTGTCCGGCTTCTCAGGAGGGTGTTGGGGAAGCAGTGCGCTATCAACACCATGTATAGTGGTGCAGTGTATGGCAGAAGTAGTGTATAGCTGCTGACTTCGACAttgtgagaaaacccacgcaggcacggggagaacatgcacccTCCACACAGACGTGTCCGGGACTTGAACTTgtgaaaaaacaataaatgataTGTGTGTGCTTAAAGAGAGTTTaagaatgaaattaaataagTATTCTTTGTTCCATTTGAGATTGATGACTGAGAATCATCACTCTAATATTAGTGTCTTTACACAATCAATGCTGATACTTTACAGGTTTGAGGTCAGAAACAAAAAATTCCGTCATTACAGTTTATTTTATGACATGGTGTTAAAGGTCTCTAATTGGATGTCTTGTTGTTGAGGATTTTTAGTATAATTCCATTTAAAGATAGAATATCCCAATCCTTTACATTTGGTACTCAGAAAACCATaactgtcttttgtttttcctctgtcatTCTGACTTTTCGCACTCTTGCAGGTATTTTGTATTTGACCGCAGGGTTGGCCAGCTTGACTACTATCGAAACAAACACAGCAAAGGTCAGCGTCCCCCCCCAGAGGCAGACTATCTCTACTTGGAGCATTGGTCATCTCCTGCAGTGATTTTCCTTATATGTTTTCTATTCAATCCTCACTTGGTGAATCCTATAAACTTAGAGGTAAGTAAAACTGGACTGAGCAAAGACTCAATAGATCACTGCATGTAAATGATTTATTAAAGCTACAATAATTGTTGTCTCGTTCAGCTTCAAATGCAGAGGAACAGGCTTTATGGATGACACAGCTACAGCTGTCTTCTCGAGTCCCATTTGACAGTAGGGCTAAGGTatgcagacaaacagacacGTACACATGTAAACGTACGCACATGCATGCATACAAACACAGGCAGACAGTCATTCAAGACATTGACTTAATTCCACATTGATAATGAGACAAGAGTGGTCAATTAATCCCCTTCGCTTTCTTGCATTCTTATTGGATTACCACTACTCCAAAAATGGGTTTACTGACAGAGTTTAGATTTTGAGACAAATTGGAGCAAAATAGATTTCCACCCAGCTACTGTACTTGTTTGTCATTTACCTTATTTAACCTTTGTTTCGGTATTCGATATTATTTAGGTAGAACAGATTATTTGCAATGTTGACCTGGCTGCAGAGagcaaagtaaaacaaagcacaatcaaagcaaataaaagtaaaaaaaataatacatccaCAACAAACTGAACAATGTGATATTGACATAGTTCCAAACTTGTAAGCTATAGTTTTTTATTCAGCTTCTTCGAGCTTCTATATCTCCACCACTCAGGCATGTGAAGCAAATATCTTAGCTCTCTAATGGTTTATCCTCTCTCCCTGACACCATTTCACTCACACACGCATGTTAAAAGCAATGCATACTCAGGGTTGTGGTGTGCAATGTAAAGTAAATGGACAACCAAAGTAATCCCTTCTCTTTGATGCTGGTGCTTTGTTTTACATCTTTACCAAATGACTTAATGCCCTTTTGATTTTTATCTCACCCCTGAAAGCATCCCATCTACTCAGTCTTCTCCCCACACACAGCTGTACCAGGAGGGTGATGTATTTAAGCACATCTTAGTGTGGTTCATTTATTTACTCATGTACAAGCACTCACATGTTATCTGCTTAACTTGATAAGCATGTGACCATTGTCTAATCATATTCATACACATGTGTTCTGTCATGTCTCGTAAACATATTTCACTTTCACTGCCATTTTGCTCATACACTCAGTCCCACACTTGTTTCTTATTGGATCCCATCCAACACTCAAGCCttttatttaaggccttttaTGTAACATACTTTGATTATAAGGAGTAAAATGTCTCATTACCTATTGTTGCTATAAAACAGTAAACTCTGTAATTTCTCCCAGCAAATCAGTAAGGATAATGGTCGAAAAGTTATCATTAAAAAGTTTTATTATACAGTACTGGTAATCATTATTAAATGGGCTTATCGTTAACAATTCTAcaatatgcacacacacgcttgtgtgtgtgtgtgtgtgtgtgtgcatgtgtgtgtgtgtgtgtgtgtgtgcgtgcgtgcgtgtgtgtttttgtgtgtgcacatgCGTGGGTGCCTGTGCGCAAGTGAGATTAGCACATACCcaaaatgatgcatgttttacaGTTACAGTACTTAATATGACCATACAGTGGTCAAtttttttgcacgtttttcACACTTAATTGATTCCCATtatcaaaaaaattcaaatattagTCAAATACAACATTTATAagcacaaaatgcagtttttaaatgttttttcttactcagaatgaaaaaaaatcaaatctacATGGCCGTGTGAAAAAGTGATTAGCCCCTTAGCCTAATAACTGTTTGGGCCACCCTGACCAGCAACTACCGCAATCTAGTGTTTTCTAGAACTTGAGTCTTGTCCAGGGTTGTGTagaaattttggcccactcatctTTATAGAATTGTTGTATTTCAACCCCAATAGGGGTTTTTCAACATTAACcgcctttttaaggtcatgccacaggATCTCAATAGGATTCAGGT
It encodes:
- the LOC133500247 gene encoding uncharacterized protein LOC133500247 isoform X2, whose protein sequence is MMGVTYNKQHLEGFLKKYTNLLQGWQNRIGERTCISGCPKNTEYFVFDRRVGQLDYYRNKHSKGQRPPPEADYLYLEHWSSPAVIFLICFLFNPHLVNPINLELQMQRNRLYG
- the LOC133500247 gene encoding uncharacterized protein LOC133500247 isoform X3, with product MMGVTYNKQHLEGFLKKYTNLLQGWQNRYFVFDRRVGQLDYYRNKHSKGQRPPPEADYLYLEHWSSPAVIFLICFLFNPHLVNPINLELQMQRNRLYG